The DNA segment CTGCCCGGGGCCGGATGGAGccaagcagcagcatccctcctTGAGAAATACATGATACCCGAGGGACCTCCATCTCTTTTCACATCAGTGTCCCCTGCCGGGTCCCCAGCACCAGGAGGCGAGGGATTGCTCAACCAGCACCCACGCAAAAACTTGGGGCGACCCCACGGGAGGTTTTTGGGGCTCACGGCGCAGGTACTCACCCTGTACTTACTGATGTTATGCCTCTCAACGCAGGCACCCTTCAGGCAGAAGCGCCCCTCGCCGCAGCCGGTGCCGTCCGCCCAGGGGAAGTGACGGGTCTGGCAGACGATCTGCCCGCGCGCCTTGCCTGTGCACCACAGCTTGGCGCAGTACTGCATGTACGGGCAGGGCTTGGAGCCCACGCCGAAGGCCAGCTCGCACTGCTGGTTCAGGCTGTAGCTCGTCCCCGGCAGGTCTTCGGGCAGCGGGATGGGTTTCGCCGGCTGGTCCAGCAAGCAGTCTCCTGCGggagtggggatggggaggtCTACCGGGTCCTCGGGGGCTTGTAGGGACCAGTGTGGGGAGGGAGAGTGTCGCTGCAGGGAAGGTGAGGGATGGCTGCCGGTAATTTGGCCAAAACTATCTTAGCCTTGTGCCGCCAGCAGGACTGGGTGCTACCCCAAGGATAGCCAAGGTCATCTGCATCCCTGACCCAAGTGACTCCATCTCTTGGCGACGCTGGGTAGAGCCGTGCCAGCGGCCTCAGGGCAGACATCACTGCTGGGGACACCCCGGCACCAAGGAAGCTCGTCCAGTGCAGAAACACCACCAGACTCCCTATTTCCTTCTAACTTTGTttgcagagcagggagaagagTTGCTCTACAGCCCATAAGCCTCTCCCAGTAACCAGCCCCAGGGACGGATCCTGCTCCCATGGGGCAGGGACACAGGTAAGAGGGCGAGGGGCGCAGGAGGACTCACCATGGCCGCTGTCGAGGAAGTCGGTGATGATGGCAGCGCTGCAGGCTGACCAGGGGTTGGCGCGGTCGATCTGGATGAGGGTGGGTGACATCATGTGGTTGGTCTTCAGCCGACCGAAGACCTCCTCGCAGGCCTTCACGTTGTCATGGGGCATGTTGAAGACGTGGCCTGGGGGGAGGATAAAGGGGAACAGCATGAATAACCCCACTTGGCACACAGAGTAGGGCACCCACAGCTTCTTGCAatgggggaaactgaggcacggagtGGGGCAGACCCTGGCAAGGATTGCAATGGCTGTGGACAGCCCAGGAGATACCTGGGGAAGGACGATGCTCATGCACGCCCTGGCTCGGACTGAACGCAGGCACCGGGAGCTTGCAGGACCGGCACAGCCGAGCCACCCTGCCGGCAGCATCCCTGAGCCAGCGAGCTTTCCGGCACTCTGTCCCAGCTGTTTGGTGCATGTGGAAAGTGCACGGGAAAGGAAGGACAAGGGAAATTGCAAAGAGAAGGAGACTTCAGCGCTCAccacccctccctcctcccgcGGAGCACCACAAGTGTCTCCGGAGGTAGGTGTGCCCTGCGCCTGTTATTTCAGGACTCCCGAATCCTGGAAACCCAGCCAAGGTAGCAACCACAACAGCAAAaccttttgctttctcagcAGCTCTTTCCCACCCAGCTCAGGGGGGTCTCGTGCCCCGAGGTGGAGTTTCCCCATCACCGCATACCGGTTATTGTCTGATCTTCCGGAGGCTGAAACCAGGGTTATTTTGAACCTCGCCAGCTCCTGGCATTCCTCCcgagaggaagaggagagcagggagccTTACCCAGCTCGTGGGCGGTGGTGAAAGCCGAGGGCAGCCCGTCGTCCTCGATGACGGAGCAGCTGCGCTTGGGGTCACACATGGTGCCCACGTCCGCCATCCCCAGCGTGTCGCAGGTGGTGGCACCGCACAGGTCCTGCGAGGCACGGAGGCAAGGGGTTAGTCCCAGGGCCAGCACGGGTCTTACGgttccccatccccaccccatccccggTAccccctggggagctgctggggggaGGCAGCCCAAAGGGATGGGGACCGCACCAGGCTGTGGAGGCAGGAAACCTCACCCTGACCCAGACCAGGCTGCAACGATGTGTTTGCATTTAACCCTGGCACCGGGGATGCTTTTTGTGCATGGCATCCTCTCGTGCCTCCCTCCAGCGACAGCCTTTCCCACCAGAACGGCTCCTCTGGCTAGGGTGGAGCCGGTTTCGGCACGGAGGAGTCAGCCTggctccctgctccagcgtgagcTCAAGGACCCGTCCCCAGCGGGTGGACAGGAAGGCACCTGGCCTTGGGCTCACAGCTGAGCTGTTTCTCAACCTCATTTCTCAACCGCTTCCTAGGAACAAGAAGCCCCTGGACTGGGTCCAGAGGTTCCCAAGGCTAAGGGAAGTGCTCCCGTCTCTCTAAGACACTTTGCAGCCATCCCTCGAGGGGCAATCAAGCCCAGCAGAAGAGACTGCTGGACCCCATGTAGATTCAGCCAGGACAGAGGACGGGAAAGGTCCTGTCACAGATGGATCTGCCCTTCTTTGGGATCCAAAGGTGCTCGTGCAAATATAAAGTCCCTGTTTGAAGAGGCACTGCTGCCGCAGCCTGGCAACAGCCTTGTCCTCAGATGCCCCCTTCCCCTGCTGGGGTCTCTCGGTGGCTTGGAAGGGCTGGAGCATCATCTCCATCCCTCGGTGCcgtcccagctgggctgggagctgcggGGAATACTGtgcagagggcagggagcagctttccacatgaaaagaaagcataagGGACTCGCCGGGTGCTCCCATGCTATAAATAAGCGTGATTCATGCTCAGCACTTGCCCAGCCAAAGCGCCTGGGTTGCTCGAAAACTCGCATGAACGGCTCTGCCAACATTTCCAGCGACGTTTCCAAGCTGAAGGCATTCCCGCACAGGCAGGTTCAGCCGTGGGTAAATAACAGTCCCAACGACTTCAGAGAGCCCTGGCCAGGGCTGAGATGGCTTTAACAGGAGACCCGTGGCTACGAAGTCAGGAGGCACAGACAAGACTGTGATCTCTGGAGAGGTGAGGCAGAGAAACGCCTGGGTCTGGCTGGCTATCGCGGCTGGTGGAAAACCCTGTTGTACAACCAGGTTCAGCTCTCCGCTCTGCAACAGTTTTCCTTGTCGGCTGGGACCCTGCCGCATCCCTGATCCCAGCACGCATCAATGCTGGCAGGGACAAGCAGGTGGCAACCCCACATCCCCCATGGCAGGGTCACCGCCGGTGAGCGCCGGGTGACTAAATGGGGCTGGCAAACCTGGGCACAGCGTCCCCTGTCCCAAAATGCCACCAAAACCAGTGCCACTGTCACGCTGAGCGAACCCAGGGATGCAGCTCACCCAAGTCCCCCTGCCCGTGCTCTCCCCTGTGGCAGTCCCAGCATCGGGGGTTTGGGGGTGAAGGTGGTGCACGGCGGAGGGGGACACAGAGCATCACGGGGAAGAGGCGGCCGCTCACGTCTCCCCGCACGCTGCTCTTTGATGAGTTGCCGTTTCCTCGCTGGCGCGGCGAGCTTTTGGCTCCCGGCCCAACACCTGCACTGACACACTGACCCGCTTCTTGCTCTGAACCTCGCCTTGCCAGCTACGGGGATACATGAACGAGCGGCTCTTAATGGGGTTTTCCTTACGCCCCCCAGCCACAGCCTGCTAGCGGCAGCCCACTTTGAAAGGCTGGGCAGCATCCCTGGGCTCTAATGAGGGGTCCTGaccccccccaaacacctcCTCCAGCTTTGCTGGGGGTCCAGCCTGCTCAGGAGGGGAGGCAATGCAAGCGGCGGCACAAGGATGGAGCTgcggaggggaggagagagaaatgcaaGAGGTTTAAGGTGGGGAAGCGGCATGCAAAgggccagctctgcctttgcacGGTGTGCTCACTGTCACCGATAccccctgctgccagcccaaATAAAGGGAGGATACCCAGTGCCCCTCGCACCACGCCGAAGGGCTGCAAGCAACCTGCTCGATGCACCATCAGGGCTCTCCTGCCAGCCTGACCTTCATCTGTGGGCACTTCTCCATCCCCTTGTGAACTTCTCGAGATGCTCTGCAGGTCAGCTGGGATGGATCCTTGTGGCTGTTGCATTAATTCGCCTACGCAGAGGCCAGGTCATACGCATTCTCCCAGCCATGGAGGCTTCCCACCTGTGTCCAAAGCATCCCCGAAAATCTGAGCTACAGAGCACGGGTTTCCAAATTCGCCGCAGAATCTGCTGCATGCTAGGCTGCAGCCAGATGTTCCTTGGCGTGATGTCCCTTCAGTTTTACGACAGGCCAAAGATGTTCAGCACACCTTTGCTGGTGGGACGTCAAGGTTCAGGATGGGTGGGAAGCTTGGCTGAGCCCTTTGCCGTGGTGTGCGACGCCGTTTCCAAGAGGCAGGAGTGCGGCTGAAGGCTGGATGCTTTGCAGGACCCTCCAACAAGCACCGGCTCAGGTAGAAAGGTGAAGGTCCCGCCGCCGCGCTTGCTGGCAGATCTGCACCCACCGGCTGAGCGGGATGGAGCTCCCCAAAGGGAAATCTGCAATCCAGCACGACCGACGGTGGGACGAGCAGGACAGGACAGCCCCCTTCATCAGCAACTCGTTGACACCACTGGAAACTGCCTATCAACGGGGCTTGAGATGAAATTTAAGTCGGGGGGCTTATGTAACAGCTTTTTGGCAGGGAGATAAGCTCCAGGGTGTCAGGGGACCACAGATGGATGCACTCAAGGAAGGCAGATGTCTCCTCGATCGTGTGCCTTTGCACCGAGCTTGCCTTGGGATTTCAGGAATGGATGGTTTAGCAATGTGTAAAAAATGCAGCCCGGCCGTGATCCGCAACTTTCGAATCGCTGGGATCGAATCCATCCCACGTGCGGCTCCGGTGACCTCACCGGGTTTCCACCAGAGATGGAGCTGGCTCATCCCCGCAGGGGTGTCGGTAGGCTTCCTCCTCTTTGCAGCCGCCCCgcgcaggcaggagctgctccagcAGGCTGGGGTTCAACCCTGCCTGTTCTCCGGCAGGATTTACAGCCGTCTGGAGGACACGgcccctgcccggggcgggggagaCAGGGAGAACGGGCGGGATGAGGTCTCACACGTCCCGCACAGCATCGTTCCTGCTCCGGGCCATCATCAGCCAGCGCTGACCCCAGGCTAGGGGCGGCTGAACCGAGCTGGACGCTATATCCTTCCCACCCACGAGTGCTTGACCTGGAAAAACGTTTTGGGAATGGTGTCCCTGCTGTTGAGGGGAGTTCCCGACCTGTCCCTAATCCAAAGACATCTAGGCAGGGatgagggaaggagaaaacgCAAGTTGGTAAAACGTGACAGTCCTCTTCAAGCTGGGCTcatccttctcccctcccattAGCAATTTGGGGGTGCGGGCTGTAACATCCCACAGCCAGGCACCGCACCAATGTCAATGCTGAGACAGGACcacagggaagaggagaagcatTTGGGGGGAGGCTCTGGGAGCAGCATCACCACTTCAGTGTCACCCAGTTTATCGGGGTTGGGAGGATGCAGAACTCATCCTGGCGCAGCCATCACCCCGCCACCCACATAGCCAAAGGCGAGCAAAAGGCAGCTCGGCAAAGCCCCCCTCCCACCGCAGGGATGCGGCCAGCTCACGGCAGTGGTGGGGGAGACTCTGGCCTCCCCCCTCCAAGGGCCGCACGCGCTGGCTGTATCTCTGGTGCTTTTCTTCCAGCCCTGAACTGGATCCACGCGGAGCAGCCAGCGCGCGGAGGAGAGGTCCAGGTTCTCAGGAGGACCATGAGTCAGAGGAAGCAGGGAGAGGTTTTTTCTTGGCAGGTGGCACCGCGAGCTGTtcccagctggggagagggaagcgGGGCCGCACTCCTCCTCTTCTGGGCTCGGACCCCAGGTTTCGGGGTGGCGGCCGCTGTGCACCAGAGCTGCCGGGCACTGGCTGCCAAGGCTCCTGCCAAGCAGGCAGGGGATGGAGCGGCAGGTTTCTGCCCGTGGGGACATCCTGCCCTTGCGCACCTCCTGGCCTCGCTCACCCCCTGGCAGGGCTTTCTCCAGGCTGCTGGCCAAAACCTGCCCAGAGGACAGCAAGGGCTGGCTCAAGCAGGCTTGCTCCACgcctctgctccccccgccccggcatCGGAGGGTGGAGGGTCTCTTGGGAAAGAGGGATCGGCCGCAAACGCAGCCTCCTCCAGCGTGCACCAGAGGTGGGGCGCAGGTGGTAGGAGGCCTTAGCACGGTGCAGGGCTCCTTGAAATTGGGGACAGCCCCTCCGGGTCATCCCCCCTGCACCCACCTGCTTGGTGAAGAGGATGGCGGTGTCCCAGTACTCGGGGTGCTTGTCGCTGACCTTGTTCCACTTCTTCTGCCAGGCGCAGAAGTTGCGGAGGGTGAGGGCGGCGTTGCCGGTGACCTTGGGCCCCTTGTCATCCTGCCCGATGAGGAGGAACTTGACCACGGAGATCTGGATGGGGTTACGGATGCTGGGGTGCTTGTAGAGGCGGGCGGCCGTGGCCATCAGGGTGAGCAGGTAGTGCTGGAGGTCATCCCCGTGGAACTTCACCATCGACTCGTCGGCCACCACCAAGGTCTCCACGTAACGCGGGACCGAGGCGAAGCGCTTGGCCCgaccccctttcccccccccacgCCCCCGGTACTTGTCCAGCGCCTGCAGCACCCCGGGGGTGAGCCCGGAGCCCACGGCGCAGCGGGATGCTCCGGCCCCGAcggggcggccggggctgcggcgcTGCAGGCGGTGGGCtccgccggccgccccccccgccagcgGGCTGATGACATACTCGGCTCCACGGTAGCCGAAagccccccggagccccccgcAAAGGCTGAGGGCGGCGAAAGACTCCCGGTCGGCGTTGACATCCCCCGAATAAAAGCAGTGGCGgaggccggggagggggcgggcggcgccgggCGCGCCCCCCAGGTACTGGGCGGCGAAGGCGGGCGCGATGAAGTGGGCGTCGGGGGAGAGGTGGAGGTAGAAATCCTCCCCGAAAGCCGAGAGCTGGAAAACCACCGCTTGCCCTCCccgggggggctcggcgggCCCCCGCCTGAAGTAAGGCCGCCCGTTGATGTCGGGGTCCAGGCGGAGGGGGGTGACCACCGCGGTGTCGGCCGGGGGCCCCCCCGAGGGCAGGCTCAGCCCCGGGgcgcacagcagcagcagcggcagcagcggcagcatCGTCCCGGCGGGCTCACGCCGGCGGCATCGGggttcggggggggggggcgaagggggggggggggggagaaagcaAGAGCCagccccccccttcctccctccctcctccctcctcctcctcttcccaagACTCGGCGGAGGCtggaggggagcggagcggccGCGCCAGCCGCCTGCCCCGCCGCTACCTGCCTTGTGGGGCGCATCGGGTCTATATacggcgggagcggggcgcggCTTGGCCCCGCCACAGCCACTCCGGTGCGGGGGGCCGGGAGCggaggagcggagcggggccggcggaggagcggggccgggagAACCGCGCTCCGCCCgggagcgccgccgccgcctccccggggcggtgcggggcggGGGAAGGAGGGCACCGCGGTGGGGGGGTAGGGGTTGGGGGGGGAACACCCCTCTTCACTTGTGCTCTTGCAGCGGAGAGGGGGAacctgcagcccccccggggTGCTGCCGTCTGCCGGGCTCCCTCCCGCCGCTCTCCGGTCCCGGCTGGGTCCTGCTCTAAGCCAAGGGGGGGGATGAAGCTCCGTGGCCCCGGGGGGGTAAATCCACAAAGACTTgccgggggggggctgtggTTGGGGCAGGAGTGTGCAGCGAAGATGAAAGGCCCTCTGCTCCGCGCTGGTGTTTGGGACAGTTCAGCAGAGTGGGGGACCCGCTATTTGGCAGCTGAGGGTTTGGCTCTCGGACTTCTTCGGGAAGGTATAAATCCATTTTTCACAGCCCAGGCAGGTCTAGCACTGCGATCCGGGCTGCGTCCCTCCACGCACCTTCAGACCTGCCACCCCAGCGAAACGCCGCCCCGACAGCCCCACCTTCCCTGCCTCCAGACCAGGGGCACCCCGCTGCTCTTCTCCCCAAGGGACCAGCTTTCGGTGCATCCCTCGCTACCCTACCCCAGCCGCGTTCGGTGGCTCCAACCAAGGGTCAAAGGGGCGATTTCCACGTCTCAGAAAGAGCTCAGCCTCCCTGCATCCCCAGGGCCAGCAAAGGGAGCGCTTGGTAAGTGTTAATACCCATAATGTCCCCTCCTCTGAGACCCCTGGACACACCATATGGAGTATATGGGAATCTCCCCATGCCCACCAAGCACAGTGATCATCAGAACAGTGTTTGGGACCAGGGAGGATGCTGGGGCAGCTGATGCTATTGGGAGGTAGAAAGATCTCATCATGGGGGGGATGTTTTTTGGAGCAGGACAGCTAAAAGGAGAGCGATGCAGAGCCCTCAGTAACCATCTGTGGCTGAGGAATAGATTTATTGACAGCAATAAGCACCCCGACATCGGGATGGGCTGCACAGGGAGGTGCCCAACGGGTCTTTctcccctgcagcagctctgtttcCATGCACACTGGTAGGATGGATATTTCAGTAATGCCCAGGCTACCACTAAGCACCCAAATCCTGCACGTCCTCACAGCCCACGCTCCTTTCCAGCACTCTGGGTTGCTTTACCGGTGAAATTAAGGCCTTCTCATAGACAGGCTGGTTTTGATGCAATTTCAAGCCTCAGCAAAGGCTGC comes from the Gavia stellata isolate bGavSte3 chromosome 26, bGavSte3.hap2, whole genome shotgun sequence genome and includes:
- the ADAMTS15 gene encoding A disintegrin and metalloproteinase with thrombospondin motifs 15, translating into MLPLLPLLLLCAPGLSLPSGGPPADTAVVTPLRLDPDINGRPYFRRGPAEPPRGGQAVVFQLSAFGEDFYLHLSPDAHFIAPAFAAQYLGGAPGAARPLPGLRHCFYSGDVNADRESFAALSLCGGLRGAFGYRGAEYVISPLAGGAAGGAHRLQRRSPGRPVGAGASRCAVGSGLTPGVLQALDKYRGRGGGKGGRAKRFASVPRYVETLVVADESMVKFHGDDLQHYLLTLMATAARLYKHPSIRNPIQISVVKFLLIGQDDKGPKVTGNAALTLRNFCAWQKKWNKVSDKHPEYWDTAILFTKQDLCGATTCDTLGMADVGTMCDPKRSCSVIEDDGLPSAFTTAHELGHVFNMPHDNVKACEEVFGRLKTNHMMSPTLIQIDRANPWSACSAAIITDFLDSGHGDCLLDQPAKPIPLPEDLPGTSYSLNQQCELAFGVGSKPCPYMQYCAKLWCTGKARGQIVCQTRHFPWADGTGCGEGRFCLKGACVERHNISKYRVDGGWAKWAPYGQCSRTCGGGVQLAKRECTDPVPANGGSYCEGVRVKYRSCNLDPCSAAVPGKSFREEQCEAFNGYSHSTNRLTASVSWVPKYSGISPRDKCKLICRANGTGYFYVLAPKVVDGTPCSPDSTSVCVQGKCIKAGCDGKLGSKKKFDKCSVCGGDNKSCKKVSGLFTKPMHGYNFVVVIPAGASNIDIRQRGYKGLISDDNYLALKNGQGKYLLNGHFIVSAVERDLMVKGSVLRYSGTGTAVESLQAFKPIQEPLTLEVLSVGKMTPPRVRYSFYLPKESKEDKSSYKKEGKTPPDLNNSVLRLSNRLDSGRPSYKRPSYKWAAGGWEACSVTCGDGLQKRSVACRDSYGQPAAECDAAQRPADVRLCGEPCPVWEAGPWSPCSKSCGRGFKRRVLKCTVPTGRPLPRESCNFRRKPQELDFCTLRPC